The Solanum lycopersicum chromosome 2, SLM_r2.1 DNA window CCCTACCTAGTCCCACTTTACACACTAGAGTACAACTCTTTTTCCTGCATTTGTACTTTTCTAATCCTTAACATCTCTGTTTTCTAAAAGCACCTTTTCTTAATGTTGATATTAGACAATAGAAGAAATAGTACAGCAAAATTTCCACCTTTCCAGTGATGTTTTTAACTTCCAAACTACACTTAACTTAAGCGGTTATATACCTGAACATGCTATTAATACAAGGTGGAACAGCCAGTGTAACAGAAAAATTCACTGTTTTATTAGCAAGCATAAGGGGCTACAAGCCTACAACTATCATTCCTCAAAAAATCTGCTGTTTACACCTGCTCTATACAAGTGCAAACCAGAGGAGGTTGCAATGGTAATATTGGTGTTTGCAGGTGCAAATAGGACATCACCTTCAACCACAATCACTTCTGCTGATGTGGTCATTGTTCCCTCTCCTCCCATGACCAAAAACATGGACGGACCAGGAGCAGAAGGGAAGGTAACAGTTGAATATGGGGGGAGAATGCAATGATCCACCTCGAATTCATCAAAAGGAGGGAGGTATCTCACTGTGTATGGATTTATTGCCGTACCGTGCAGAATTTCAGGGTTACCCTGTAACAGAAAAACACTGATTCAGATCATAGATCAAAGATAGGGAATGCCATGTAACCTGCATGTTAGGTGGTCTTGCCAGACATCTGACCTGCCTTCCGTAACCAATAAAATTACCTCCTAAGGTGTACTGAGAGGTATCCTAACTGTTGCTAACCAATTTCCATAAGTTTTGTTAGTTTAGGAACTTCTTTGCCTCAACCGACTAGACAAGTGATTTGAACATGAATTTCGGCCATCATGGTAAATATTGGACTTTTATAGTGTGCTCAATTTGACGGCTATTCACCTTCAAATGAACTCAGTCTCCTATACCACAACGGTTGATAAACATGGAGAACAAAAGAACGCCTTTAATACCAACTCTAATAGTACCTGTCTATACGTGAGCATTGAACAGAGAGTTCTAACATCCCGGTGCTTGGGAGTTAGGCCAGCGCGTACCACATTATCTGAGGTTGCCATACATTCGACACATTCTCCATATACATATGCATGGGGTTCATTTGCCCCTAAATATAAAGCTTCACCAGGATTGAGCTTCACGTAATTAAACAAGAATGCTGCTAAAACACCAACATCAGATGGATACTGCTTCTCAAGTCCTAGGACCAGTTGTTCCTTGTCGGTCAGCACCCTTACCTAAAACATCAAAGCATAAGCAACTTCCTTAATAATAAATGTAGTAAGCAACATGAATATAAATAGCACAGTTCCAGATATGCTTTAGCAGACAACACAATATGCGGTTAAGCTCTAAGCCTCTAACAAGTCATTTGTAAAAGAAAATCATGTGTCTCCCATGTTAAAGCAGAAATACTGGAAAATATAGTTTACATGTAGCTTCCTGAATGTAAcaaaagttattgtatttttgtttatgaaaTCAGAGGTTTAAGTAAAGCAGGAAATACAACAAAATTAAACCACCGCCAACCAATGGTATAATAAAACCAGAGGTAGCTCCATGGAGGAATTTGAATAACAAATGCAACTAATTGTAGGTTATGCCAAAATTGGTATGTTGCACACCCAGCTAGACCATGATAAAATAGATCAAAATTAGAAGTTcaatcttcatatttttttataacgaAACTAAACGTTCAATCTTCATATTGCCACACTCATCACCGGAAAAATCGATAGTGCCACACTCATCACCGGAAAAATCGATAGTGCCAACCCAAGCTTAACTTTCACTTTCAACCATTAAAAATCAACATAAAGGATAATTAACCGAGAATTACCaacattgaaaatttaaagaaactGCCCAGATCAGTTCAATATCATCATCCCTAGTTTTCTGAAGAGTGAAGATGTGCATTTCTGTTTACCTTTTTTTATGTTGTTCTTATTCACACGCTTTAATCAGTTTAGatggatttttaaaaaaaaatgggtgCCAGGGGGAGGAGAGAAGGCCAAGACAGTATTCCGCGGCCTTGTGTTATATAGGTGGGTCCAGCCGAAGTGTATTCACATCCATATCCCTTGTTCTTTCCTTCTTTAGATACTAAATGATTTCTTTCCGTCTATACAACTCGGCGGACAAAGTTACCCAATGGGTGGCAGCAAGTACCCATTGGAATAGAGAGGTGCTCAAAAGTTGGCCCAAACACCACCGTTATAATCCCAAACAAATGTATTCAGGGGGCACATTGAAATAGTGTCTTTAAATTGGAAAATGGTTAAAGAGGTGTGTAATAAGACACAAACAATTAACTAAGACAATGAAGAGGATAAGAATTCACATTCATTGAGAGATTCTGCCACGTAAATGAGTAACTTTCATACAGAAGCACAGAGAGATTAAATTTCCAAGGGAAGTCTTAGCTTTCATATAATCatggcaaaaaaaaaactttcatcTAATCATGGAAGGATTATGCTTTACCTTGTTTTTAATGTTCAGACGACTAATCAGCTTAGCAAGTACTTCCGTGATCACATCCTTGCTAGCTGACATAATCTCCGTGAATAATTTTCTGAGCACTAATTTACCTTTCTCCTCTTCATCATCCTCGCTCAAGTCCAATACTAGCTCTGCAAGCGCATTACCAACTACTTCAACAATCTCGGGCACAGTCTGAACAATCACTTTAAGCTCctggagaaaaagaaaatcatcatCACATCCAGTGtccttctatttttaattttaggtcCAACAGATGTGGAACTGTAAGTTCACTCCATTGTCTCAAGCCAACAAGATAGATTTTTTGTTTGACGAGAACCAACTACATGATGAAGTATTAAGTTCCATTGTGTCCAGACCCAATTTCTGGATCTTTATAGACTTAAACCCACCAAAATTTGCAATACAGATAATATGATAGATAGAGAATAATAAAACACATACATGTTAGTTATTATACACATATTCTAACTAGAGCAACCACTAATTAGTCTTTTATTTATGGAGGATAAAGAAGCTAATTAGGACCTTTATCCATTACTTTATTCCAGTAGTTGAAAACAAAAGGTCCAGTTAATTATTAATCAAACAATGAAAGCAAACAAAACaaactttcaatatttaataaaaattcccATCATTGTTTTTAATTAAGTGAGACAGCTCTACAGTCAGCTTAGAGTCCCCACCATGATCTTAGAATGAATATTTTCCGAATATGCTGGAGCCTGATAAATAATCAGATTCAAACATGAGAAGCTAGTCCCAGACAAGTGATCTGGCACTAGAGCGTCTATTGCACCGCCAATTACTACACAGATCCAGTAAAACAAGTTGCTTAACTCTATTGGAACTTCTTGAAATCTAGCACAACTTATGAAGTACCTCAAGACTTATGAAGCCACACAAGGCCTCGAACTTGGTCAATGCCAAAGCCATCTCAGGTTTGTGGTTATCATCCTTGTAAACGAGTGGCTGCTCCTTATGCAAAAGAATTGCCAGATCCTTGTCTGGATGAGCTTGTATAGACAAAGCTTTCTCAATTGAGAGTACCTATAACAGAAAGCCTGTAATTGATCAGGGAACCTGGTTCCTTATACAGTCTAAATATGAGAAATCACAATCTGCCGACAACCCAGTATGGGCAAATAAAAAGCAATGAAGAGAGGAAACCACCTTGAAGAGAAAAGGAAGCTGGGTACCCCATTTGGCAAGAACAGTTTCTCCAAGTACACTAGGGTTCTTCTGAATCCAATCTTTCAAAGAACACTTGTCTCTAATTCCTCCGCCATTAGCATGTCCATTCTGAATTCTTCCTCCTCGTTCCACCACAATGTAGGATGGTCCAGAGTCATGAGTTCCCATCCAAAACTCGGCATATGGCtgtttttcatcaattttcgTCCGAGAATTGAGCCTATACAGACGTCCAACACAAGACTCCTTCGCCGTACGGCCCCAATCGTAATTCTTAACAGAACCAATTAACCTGAGTAACCCCTTAAAACCTTCCTCCATCTCCATTGTTGTTGAGAGACCcgagagaaaaagaaagaagttgaaATAAACAAAGAAGTTGAAGTTGAAGAGAATTGAATAGTTTCCATTGGGGGGTTAGTTTTTGAAGGGGCAAAGTGTTGTGAGGAGGAGGGGAAGTTGGGGATTTGGACAAAGCAAGTGACGatgggagagagagagaaaactgATGAGGCGGTTATCGTAGAATTGAGTCTCTTCTGTACTGTAAAGACTAGAATTCAGTAAAAGGGGAAATTTCCATTGCTGTAGAGTCACGCAACGCCCCTATCATCTCACCGCAATACGGTCGGTGCGGATCggcttttacttcttttttaacatattttgaataatgcaccggtatttttttaatctatgttaaaaattttattatttttttaaattcattttattaataattttctatctcttTTCAGCCTGTGTAATACTATATTATGAGCCTAAtgttgattgactttttttctttcaagctAATATAACATAAGCTGAAAAGGGTAAAtcattacttataaaataagttcagtgaTAATGaaactttagtatagtataaaattttgaatatagattaaaatagtacttgtgcatttttctttaacattttaataaaattttattcaaaataattaaatttattcaagtttaacaaaagatgttttcttacttattaaaattttgtCTTTTATTATAAAGGAGaataataagtaaaattatgatttatatctttttccttttttcttaatatgtgttcggaataaattttaatagtgataaagaaaaattgccattactaatattatatttaatatttgatcAATATTTGAGATGTTCTTCCTTTATATAGGAATAAATTaagatttagaataaaattatcaaaattttaattggtatagaatatatattttataaacataattaagCACATTTGCAATAAATTTTCAATGTTTATATATGTATGCACGTGAAAGGACGCccttcatcaaaaaaatttatgaatataaataaaataatatataaaataatatattttaaatatttttgacacaatatattattataaccTAATATTTTTAGAcctttcaataaattttaaacatcttaaatgaactaataatCGTGTGATCAAATTAATTTTCGAATACACTTAGTAAAAAATTTTGCTTCAGCAAGGGAATAGTAAGGTCCAAAAACTATGGAAATCTGCGGGATCCACTATAGGTTTTGATTTGTGGggacataaataaaattaatatatacttaTTATTCATGCAACGTCATTTTATAGTACTAAATTCTGGTTTTGATTAGTTGGgacttaaataaaattaatatacttgTTGTTTCATGCAACATGTCATTTTATAGTACTAATTTCAATTAGAATCTATGTATTGAATATTCCAGatataaaatgaaatcaaaatataCGTGGTACGTACTTtgtaaacatataaaaaaaattaattttaaaatagacaGCTCATGTATACCAATTCATACATTATTATTCTGTTATACTTGAAAGAATAATTCTTATATTCTTATTAGTTGTTGTATTACAATTTTGGTGCAATTAGAACGTGAACCAAATGGCTCCTACAGTCTTTGTTAATTATAGTTTGTGCAAAATACAAACTGCGAAAATTTCATTTCGTTTATCGCCATGTTTTTTATAGAATTAATCTTGAAggatattttatatttactcATATATTAAAGTAAATAATATGTGCAAATAAATTAGTATATATTCTTTCTAAATTTGAATGATATGGTGGTCTGTTCGTTTCATATTAGTGgatcattatattaaaaataaatttttatattagttaatCATATTATTAAATCAAGAaagtataattaaaatttttattattatttttgtaattgatgtttttttaaagtgttcacaattatttataaaattaagtttttttaatcagtattgatgattttttgtgcaattgaaaaataatcaaCTACTACCGCcgttcatttttaattattataaaaaaatattcaaaatcaaattataataatttttgtttataatgtattttttaattatattaatatgaaaaaaaatgtaatttagtaCTATTTGTATACATTTTGagtatttaaacttttttatttaaaatattaaattaatgtaatttatttaatttaaaaaattaatttaattaatttaaaaatatatatataatataacaatggccgaaaaaattaatataaaacaacATAGTCAGATGATGTCAAATGTTACATGAAATAATGTGCCCTCTTGAGATGTGAGAAGCTAAATTTGCTAAAATTAAGAAAAGGATATGAAAATTATAGTTGGCAAAATTATTGGCATGGACAAATGACATATAGAAATTAGAAAACGTCAGTTAGATACGGATGAACCTAGTAATACTGCCACTGCACACTTATCCTTGCCTAAATTTTGAGAACTAcgattttatttagtatttattaaTCCACCAATTTATGACGTGGATTAATTTCGAATACCACTTTTATACTGGAGATAGGGCTGTTTATCAGTTGATTTGGTTCGATTTTAAAGTTTATTGAGTTGACTTATTGGTTATTATTTTGTTGAGATGCTAAGTCATTATAGAATTATTAAGATATTGACTTATCAGTTATTAATTTATCAGTTTTTGATTATTATCGATTT harbors:
- the LOC101267184 gene encoding mannose-6-phosphate isomerase 2, yielding MEMEEGFKGLLRLIGSVKNYDWGRTAKESCVGRLYRLNSRTKIDEKQPYAEFWMGTHDSGPSYIVVERGGRIQNGHANGGGIRDKCSLKDWIQKNPSVLGETVLAKWGTQLPFLFKVLSIEKALSIQAHPDKDLAILLHKEQPLVYKDDNHKPEMALALTKFEALCGFISLEELKVIVQTVPEIVEVVGNALAELVLDLSEDDEEEKGKLVLRKLFTEIMSASKDVITEVLAKLISRLNIKNKVRVLTDKEQLVLGLEKQYPSDVGVLAAFLFNYVKLNPGEALYLGANEPHAYVYGECVECMATSDNVVRAGLTPKHRDVRTLCSMLTYRQGNPEILHGTAINPYTVRYLPPFDEFEVDHCILPPYSTVTFPSAPGPSMFLVMGGEGTMTTSAEVIVVEGDVLFAPANTNITIATSSGLHLYRAGVNSRFFEE